From a region of the Calliphora vicina chromosome 4, idCalVici1.1, whole genome shotgun sequence genome:
- the LOC135959073 gene encoding mucin-5AC — MFNFHKPRTYRSTEGCCICRAKSSSSRFTDSRKYERDTMQCFDLKYPRQGEICNACVLLVKRFKRLPVGSKRNWSHIVDAKAGIGPGYSKIQTKYKSERINSRAAAQQQQQVNTSTSPSTSNINNGTVNAGAASSLNGLNFIPEKFSKIFKKTRKPKDTSSTAHSSKRKSANNGWSQNNTQSLPTATDSLDSDYEDTRIHVSLSGGAPTGSTVVQFQTQTRASAYKAQAAAEARKKIIKLGTKRRKCLPPRKHRRSSVQEETMEFFDEEEWRERKSCCGMLYECAALGGALLIDAANYKPCEQHQPSRLSPPEATTTTNNNSNNDTKVTTIPQLQKPIIQTMPAVVQLQPPQAPAPSVSVTFSTQSNNGTNLNHNFKTATTTTVKPTPVLKKHHLFFKRQSECFPQGDMVTATHNNNDTNNSPAHNVNIIKTESEFHVPHQQHLQHQQQHHHQQNSTITLQRHIENAIHSSSPANTTTILTNPLTSSALSISVTSSSSASASTSVSSMPQMPKHSLAKVTTISPPQTSSLQHNHHQHHHSSNSSNSTQLPLAKPNSFLHKIKADTGKIVKHSLEKFNTAVRLKTSDLHEIKPIIRTVDKSYILAKPPTQANIITLNANSTTTNTATATYQSLASYNAAAQQPLTMATLSAASPTSSTSSTSSSTKFSDNSSDSGFDENMLDRKSASPLQEDCEKKILSRPGVQTMFLASGVQIQGQPQNLVLTGNEVAAKILQNRKYSSITTTPITSNPRSHHPTTTAVKIAQISTAPSTSSSAANSGGGSATSMSSAAQAKMRAIYNNNNTIQHENGITTIVPASSLLATTQTAAMQNIAPSTVTITPAPPVGTQYNTQNVISRKLTTANIINLQSNTTTNLSNLHNNTSGNLHHQHHLQHHQQHHHLSSNKNHHNNTTNQKIILLKTSANNTTTLTAAAATYNTLSGGQQQQHVGGGGR, encoded by the exons ATGTTTAATTTTCACAAACCCCGAACTTATCGTTCAACGGAAGGATGTTGCATCTGTAGAGCCAAATCGAGTAGTTCACGTTTCACGGACTCGCGCAAATATGAAAGGGATACCATGCAATGTTTTGATCTCAAATACCCCCGGCAGGGTGAAATATGTAACGCTTGCGTATTGCTGGTGAAACGTTTTAAACGTTTGCCTGTAGGCAGTAAACGTAACTGGAGTCAT ATAGTGGATGCTAAAGCAGGTATTGGTCCGGGTTACAGTAAAATCCAAACGAAATACAAAAGTGAAAGAATTAACTCAAGAGCAGCagctcaacaacaacaacaggtCAATACATCTACTTCCCCCTCTACAAGCAATATCAATAATGGTACAGTTAATGCAGGTGCTGCCAGCTCTCTAAATGGCTTGAATTTTATACctgaaaaattttcgaaaatctttAAGAAAACCAGAAAACCTAAGGACACTTCGTCTACGGCGCATTCCTCTAAGCGCAAGTCCGCCAACAATGGCTGGTCTCAAAATAACACACAATCCTTGCCTACTGCAACCGATTCGTTAGACAGTGATTATGAAGATACAAGAATACATGTGTCCTTATCGGGAGGAGCCCCCACCGGCAGTACTGTAGTACAATTTCAGACACAAACAAGAGCTTCGGCTTATAAAGCTCAGGCAGCAGCCGAAGCCCgcaagaaaataataaagttgGGCACAAAACGACGAAAGTGTTTGCCGCCTCGCAAACATCGACGTTCGTCGGTGCAAGAAGAAACGATGGAATTTTTCGATGAAGAGGAATGGCGTGAACGTAAATCTTGTTGTGGCATGTTATACGAGTGTGCTGCTTTAGGCGGAGCTCTATTGATTGATGCAGCTAATTACAAGCCCTGTGAACAACACCAACCGTCAAGGCTAAGCCCGCCAGAAGCAACAACTACTACTAATAATAATAGCAATAATGATACTAAAGTTACAACTATTCCGCAATTACAAAAACCCATCATACAAACAATGCCAGCGGTGGTGCAATTGCAACCACCTCAAGCACCAGCTCCGTCTGTGTCAGTAACATTCTCTACGCAATCAAACAACGGCACCAATCTTAATCACAATTTCAAAACGGCAACGACGACTACCGTCAAACCCACTCCAGTGCTTAAGAAACATCATTTATTCTTTAAAAGACAATCAGAATGCTTTCCACAAGGTGACATGGTCACAGCAACACACAACAACAATGATACAAATAATTCCCCAGCACATAATGTAAACATTATCAAGACTGAGTCTGAATTTCATGTACCACATCAACAACACCTTCAGCATcaacagcaacatcatcatcagcaaAATAGTACAATAACTTTACAAAGACACATCGAAAATGCCATACATTCTAGTTCCCCAGCCAATACAAccacaattttaacaaatcccCTAACATCATCAGCATTAAGCATTTCGgtaacatcatcatcatccgcCTCAGCTTCTACGTCTGTGTCGTCTATGCCACAAATGCCTAAACATTCCTTAGCTAAGGTGACCACCATATCGCCACCACAAACATCATCTCTGCAACACAATCACCACCAGCACCATCACTCGTCGAACAGCAGCAATAGTACGCAACTGCCTTTGGCAAAACCCAACAGTTTTCTGCATAAAATTAAAGCCGATACTGGCAAAATTGTTAAACATTCATTGGAGAAGTTTAACACCGCCGTTAGACTTAAGACCAGTGATTTACACGAAATTAAACCCATTATTCGAACTGTCGATAAATCGTATATACTAGCTAAGCCACCAACACAAGCCAATATTATTACTTTAAATGCCAACAGCACCACCACCAACACCGCTACAGCTACTTATCAATCGCTGGCCTCATATAATGCCGCCGCACAGCAGCCTCTAACTATGGCCACACTATCGGCTGCGTCACCGACCTCGTCTACATCCTCAACATCATCGTCCACCAAATTTAGTGATAATTCTTCCGATTCTGGTTTCGATGAGAATATGTTGGATCGTAAATCAGCTAGTCCATTG CAAGAAGAttgtgaaaagaaaattttaagtcgTCCCGGTGTCCAGACCATGTTTTTGGCTAGCGGCGTGCAAATTCAAGGCCAGCCACAAAATTTGGTTTTAACCGGCAACGAGGTGGCagccaaaattttacaaaatcgtAAATACAGCTCAATAACTACAACTCCCATCACATCAAAT CCTCGTTCTCATCACCCCACAACGACAGCCGTTAAAATTGCTCAAATCTCAACAGCTCCATCAACTTCGTCGTCTGCAGCAAACAGCGGCGGCGGTTCAGCAACGTCTATGAGCTCAGCAGCTCAGGCTAAAATGCGTGCaatatataataacaataatacgaTACAACATGAGAATGGTATAACAACAATTGTGCCAGCCTCCTCATTGCTGGCCACAACACAAACAGCAGCCATGCAAAATATTGCACCCAGTACGGTAACTATAACACCGGCACCACCGGTGGGAACACAATACAATACACAAAATGTTATATCACGTAAATTGACAACGGccaatataattaatttacaaaGCAATACAACAACAAACTTAAGCAATTTACACAACAATACTAGTGGCAATCTTCACCATCAACATCATCTtcaacatcatcagcagcatCATCATTTAAGTAGTAATAAGAATCATCATAATAACACgacaaatcaaaaaattatattattaaaaacgtcagctaataatacaacaacattaactgcagcagcagcaacttATAATACTCTGTCAGGaggacaacagcaacaacatgtTGGTGGAGGTGGgcgttag
- the Sirt6 gene encoding NAD-dependent protein deacetylase Sirt6 — MSCNYADGLSPYENKGVLGIAEKFDTEAEVEEKVTKLVELLQSAKHVVVHTGAGISTTAGIPDFRGPKGVWTLEEKGEKPNLNISFNDAIPTITHMALRCLIAKGYVQYIVSQNIDGLHLKSGLPRRCLSELHGNIFIEQCNKCRRQFVRSTPSDTVGQKLCGGPCRRECRGGMLLDNVLDWEHDLPERDLDLALMHSTLADLNITLGTTLQIIPSGNIPLKNKKHGGQLIICNLQPTKHDKKADLVINTYVDDILTKLCKRLGLEVPTYDPLEDPTKTPNDHNQEWTIQPQHVKEVEKQYNAKLKAAAAQRKAGKTPFTFFTKKEPTIIKKKRKTEDGSEIKSELKTEIKLERKSNRGASVRTKTSTSTSGTTDEEDATSSP, encoded by the exons ATGAGCTGCAACTACGCTGATGGTTTATCGCCCTACGAAAATAAAGGAGTTTTGGGTATTGCGGAAAAATTTGATACGGAAGCGGAAGTTGAGGAAAAAGTCACCAAATTGGTAGAACTCTTGCAGTCAGCCAAACATGTTGTAGTGCATACGGGTGCAGGCATAAGTACTACAGCAGGCATACCCGACTTTAG AGGTCCCAAAGGTGTCTGGACGCTTGAGGAGAAGGGTGAAAAACCGAATTTAAACATTTCCTTCAATGATGCTATACCCACCATCACCCACATGGCTTTGCGTTGTCTCATAGCCAAAGGTTATGTCCAGTATATTGTCTCTCAAAATATCGATGGTCTTCACTTGAAGTCTGGCCTGCCTAGACGTTGTCTATCAGAATTGCAtggtaatatttttattgaacaaTGCAATAAGTGCCGCCGACAATTTGTGCGCTCAACTCCCTCGGATACGGTGGGCCAAAAACTGTGCGGTGGACCCTGTCGCCGTGAATGTCGCGGTGGCATGCTATTGGATAATGTTTTAGATTGGGAACATGATTTACCCGAAAGAGATTTAGATTTGGCTTTAATGCATTCCAC tTTGGCCGATTTGAATATAACATTGGGAACTACCTTGCAAATCATTCCAAGTGGCAATATACCgctcaaaaataaaaagcatGGTGGACAAttaattatttgcaatttaCAACCAACTAAACAT GACAAAAAAGCTGATCTAGTTATCAACACTTATGTCGATGATATTCTCACAAAGTTATGCAAACGTTTGGGCTTAGAAGTGCCGACCTATGATCCCTTAGAGGACCCAACTAAAACACCCAACGATCATAATCAAGAATGGACCATACAACCGCAACATGTCAAAGAGGTGGAAAAACAATATAATGCCAAATTAAAAGCAGCCGCAGCACAACGCAAAGCGGGTAAAACTCCATTCACCTTCTTTACCAAAAAGGAACCAACCATAATTAAAAAGAAACGCAAGACCGAGGATGGCAGTGAAATTAAGAGTGAATTGAAAACTGAAATCAAATTGGAAAGGAAATCCAACCGGGGTGCAAGTGTTAGAACTAAAACATCGACATCGACTAGCGGTACTACCGATGAAGAAGATGCTACTTCAAGTCCATAA
- the LOC135957511 gene encoding DDB1- and CUL4-associated factor 6-like produces MPRDMHSRNSVFRSILQRDYFEPRLTQRNLIASTKDSLDYVQRLGLLCRLPVHSGCVNTIHWNSTGEYLLSGSDDQFIAVTNPNNQEVLLKCKTAHRANIFSARFMPQSNDQAIVSCSGDGIVLYTELMAPYMKRMKSQFNGLDNGAPVYERSPDAESTVNYFNCHKSATTYEVLTVPMEPRSFMSCGEDGTVRLFDLRQISGCHKTCCKDNILILSPSAVNAIDLSPVSSNYLAVGSSDAIVRIYDRRYLSVIDFNDGNTASADKHTRPVKAYPIPLPSSRQYRITCIRYSPEETELLVSYSSEYLYLFDLKHEGVNVDDLPKGRYVANRGNSPPPPMTAEQVTRRLRLRGDWSDTGPDARPERDPNGRVDVGQVRPQLQPNIMSRMTEVISRMLNDPRTRMGLTNQMQENQATAAASAATTAPTTEDSRPSTSSSAAWRRAAANSLIVNREQTSSNDTPDANLASTSDDVEMFETTNEDNTQSPRSAQFQVDAASLNKELADLEMETREIVYDYLLMKYTGHRNARTMIKEATFWGNNYVMCGSDCGHIFTWDRRTGKLVMLMQADQHVVNCLQPHPVLPYLASSGIDYDVKIWAPILQEKSFDEDVAEILMERNAIMLEQTKDTITVPAAFMIRMLACIHSLRNRERNNTNSTQQNSNENNSQPNNTQNDTTGDNNINNHNDNNNNSNNNNDTSS; encoded by the exons ATGCCGCGTGACATGCATTCCCGGAATAGCGTGTTTCGCAGCATTCTACAAAGAGATTATTTTGAACCACGCCTTACACAACGCAATTTAATTGCTAGCACCAAAGATTCACTAGATTATGTACAACGTTTGGGTCTGCTATGCCGCCTGCCCGTACATTCTGGCTGTGTCAATACCATACATTGGAATAGTACGGGGGAATATTTATTGTCGGGATCGGATGATCAATTTATTGCCGTGACAAATCCCAATAATCAGGAAGTCCTTTTGAAATGTAAAACAGCACATCGGGCGAATATATTTAGTGCACGTTTCATGCCACAATCGAACGATCAGGCGATTGTATCATGCTCGGGAGATGGCATCGTTTTGTACACAGAACTAATGGCCCCCTATATGAAACGTATGAAATCCCAATTTAATGGGTTGGATAATGGAGCACCCGTCTATGAGAGAAGTCCTGATGCAGAGTCTACTGTTAATTATTTCAATTGCCATAAGAGTGCCACAACATACGAGGTGTTGACAGTTCCTATGGAACCACGTTCGTTTATGAGTTGTGGCGAAGATGGCACTGTACGACTGTTTGACTTGAGACAAATATCGGGTTGTCATAAAACTTGTTGCAAGGATAATATATTGATTTTAAGTCCATCGGCTGTTAATGCTATCGATTTGTCTCCTGTTAGTTCGAATTATTTAGCTGTGGGCAGTTCGGATGCTATAGTGCGCATATACGATCGACGTTATTTATCTGTGATTGATTTTAATGATGGCAACACAGCCAGTGCCGACAAACACACAAGGCCGGTGAAGGCTTATCCTATACCACTGCCTAGTAGTCGTCAGTATCGAATAACTTGTATACGTTACAGTCCCGAGGAAACCGAACTGTTGGTCTCATATTCATCGGAATATTTATATCTATTCGACCTGAAACATGAAGGTGTCAATGTCGATGATTTGCCGAAGGGTCGTTATGTGGCAAATCGTGGAAATTCACCACCACCACCCATGACGGCAGAACAGGTTACGAGGAGGTTGCGTTTAAGGGGAGATTGGTCAGATACGGGTCCAGACGCAAGGCCCGAAAGGGATCCGAATGGTAGAGTGGATGTGGGCCAGGTAAGACCTCAATTGCAGCCCAATATAATGAGTCGCATGACAGAGGTGATATCACGCATGTTAAATGATCCACGAACACGCATGGGCCTAACAAATCAAATGCAGGAAAATCAAGCAACTGCAGCTGCTTCTGCGGCAACAACAGCACCAACTACTGAAG ATTCACGTCCGTCCACTTCATCATCAGCGGCTTGGCGTCGTGCTGCTGCCAATAGTTTAATTGTTAATAGAGAACAGACTTCATCTAACGATACTCCTGATGCAAATCTTGCCTCAACAAGTGATGACGTTGAAATGTTTGAAACTACAAATGAAGACAACACTCAAAGTCCCAGATCTGCACAATTTCAAGTGGATGCTGCTTCACTAAATAAGGAATTGGCGGATCTTGAAATGGAGACACGGGAAATTGTCTACGATTATTTACTAATGAAATATACCGGCCATCGCAATGCCCGCACCATGATCAAAGAGGCCACATTTTGGGGCAACAACTATGTTATGTGTGGATCAGATTGTGGTCACATCTTCACCTGGGACAGACGCACCGGCAAATTGGTCATGTTAATGCAAGCCGATCAGCATGTGGTCAATTGTTTACAACCTCATCCAGTATTGCCTTATTTGGCTAGTTCAGGCATTGATTATGATGTCAAAATCTGGGCACCGATATTGCAAGAGAAAAGTTTTGACGAAGATGTAGCGGAAATT TTAATGGAACGCAATGCCATTATGTTGGAACAAACCAAAGACACTATTACCGTGCCGGCTGCTTTCATGATACGTATGTTGGCTTGTATTCATTCATTACGCAACAGAGAACGTAATAACACAAATTCAACTCAACAAAactcaaatgaaaataattcacAACCAAATAATACACAAAATGATACGACTGgtgataataatattaataatcataatgataataacaataatagtaacaataataatgatactAGTAGTTAA
- the Mrgn1 gene encoding E3 ubiquitin ligase Rnf157 → MGAFTSRQNGAIEEAEQNANNHAYKYPPRSGNFFGSHFIMGGERFDTPQPESYLFGENADLNFLGNRPTAFPYPPPQANEPTKTLKSLVNIRKESVRFVKVPKEKQADDQADGNCLSAAVAGEEQIPPPCLYNIEFTFDSDAKCAITIYYFCSEEVSPSGVTLTPRDGLTSETYHFDKGINQYFSQPSHIFNPQLIPEDDLIYNPGKEQYPVAIHCVVEEGNEECRQSHTTICVIDHHPESNSYVLRALKQKIFVDGLCYLLQEIYGIENKAINKSSIDEDLDDHGSECVICMSETRDTLILPCRHLCLCYSCADSLRYQANCCPICRAPFRALLQIRAVQKGVNNHVLHQNTPTSAAGEPLACEHQVPPGFIPVSLIEALNGPPQYVGTRRGVGDGNDMIDGGNGGAVVNGTPTEHHKATSPYKPTSQRRSKGKKNASTSTNSNEMATMTNGNSTNGGAATQGKDNSDESGTDVKIVDKRSSQDKLQIVNERHSLKVPKSHKRHSKTSTANPEMTSTATSTHDEGDDDSENEKLSPLLSPGSKCKPIPPQLAKSLTGSELDNEVEEEEQNSMMQEPMVDFKPKKSTSFKKHKKAIDNKTDKITSPIETTTTLAPGVIPPPPTAAANEDSDYYTPEDPQNSILSPLCPDKAKTLTSAGEKLKNSLVKKNLHKKSTSVGNIVGSSGNGLSTTACSTGAVDLKGNNVSSLPDMLDSPVSATSASTRSSSDSYSSSSSTKQLLSSNPNTAAAANIIVDDKTSLQNAVNV, encoded by the exons ATGGGAGCATTTACAAGCCGTCAAAATGGTGCCATCGAGGAGGCTGAACAGAATGCCAACAACCACGCCTATAAATATCCTCCGCGTTCAGGCAACTTTTTTGGCAGTCACTTCATCATGGGTGGTGAGCGTTTTGACACACCTCAACCAGAATCCTATCTCTTTGGTGAAAATGCAGATCTAAACTTTTTGGGCAATCGCCCTACAGCATTTCCCTATCCTCCACCACAAGCCAATGAACCCACAAAGACTTTAAAAAGTCTAGTGAACATACGCAAAGAGTCGGTACGTTTTGTGAAGGTTCCAAAAGAAAAGCAGGCCGATGACCAGGCGGATGGTAATTGCTTGAGTGCTGCAGTAGCTGGTGAAGAGCAAATTCCACCACCTTGTTTGTATAATATTGAATTTACATTTGACTCGGATGCCAAATGTGCAATTACCATATACTACTTCTGTAGTGAAGAAGTCAGTCCAAGTGGTGTAACACTAACGCCACGCGATGGTTTGACCTCGGAGACGTATCATTTTGATAAGGGCATTAATCAATACTTTTCCCAACCCAGTCATATTTTCAATCCGCAACTAATACCAGAAGACGACTTAATCTATAATCCCGGCAAGGAACAATATCCTGTTGCCATACATTGTGTAGTGGAAGAGGGCAATGAAGAATGTCGCCAGTCTCACACTACAATTTGTGTTATCGACCATCATCCAGAGAGCAATAGTTATGTGCTCAGAGCATTGAAGCAAAAGATTTTCGTTGATGGCTTGTGCTATTTGCTGCAGGAGATCTACGGTATTGAAAATAAG GCCATTAATAAAAGTTCGATTGATGAAGACTTGGACGATCATGGTAGTGAATGTGTAATATGTATGAGTGAAACCCGCGACACTCTTATTCTGCCCTGTCGTCACTTGTGTCTATGTTATTCGTGCGCAGACTCTCTACGTTATCAGGCCAACTGCTGCCCCATATGTCGGGCACCTTTTCGCGCTCTGCTTCAGATACGAGCTGTACAAAAAGGTGTTAACAATCACGTTTTACATCAAAATACACCGACTTCAGCGGCCGGAGAACCGTTGGCCTGTGAACACCAAGTACCACCTGGATTTATACCAGTGTCATTGATTGAGGCCTTAAATGGTCCGCCACAATATGTGGGTACGCGTCGAGGAGTCGGTGATGGCAACGATATGATTGATGGCGGCAATGGAGGCGCTGTAGTCAATGGCACACCCACAGAACATCATAAGGCCACCTCACCTTATAAACCCACAAGTCAAAGACGTTCTAAGGGTAAGAAAAATGCTTCAACTTCAactaattcaaatgaaatggCCACCATGACCAATGGCAATTCAACGAATGGTGGTGCTGCCACACAAGGCAAAGACAATTCCGATGAATCGGGCACAGATGTTAAAATCGTTGATAAACGTTCTTCACAGGATAAATTACAGATTGTCAATGAACGGCATAGCTTAAAAGTGCCCAAATCCCATAAACGTCACTCGAAAACATCAACTGCAAATCCGGAAATGACTTCCACTGCTACTTCCACCCATGATGAGGGCGACGACGATAGTGAAAACGAAAAATTATCACCTCTACTCTCGCCGGGTAGCAAATGTAAGCCCATACCGCCACAACTAGCTAAATCATTGACTGGTTCAGAATTGGATAACGAAGTTGAGGAAGAAGAACAGAATAGCATGATGCAAGAGCCGATGGTGGATTTTAAGCCCAAGAAAAGTACTTCATTCAAGAAGCACAAAAAAGCCATCGATAACAAAACTGATAAAATAACAAGTCCCATTGAGACTACTACCACTTTGGCTCCTGGTGTTATACCGCCACCGCCAACAGCGGCAGCCAATGAAGATTCCGATTATTATACACCAGAAGATCcacaaaattccattttaagTCCTTTGTGTCCCGACAAAGCAAAAACACTAACAAGTGCTGgggaaaaattaaagaattcttTGGTCAAGAAGAATCTACACAAGAAATCCACATCGGTAGGTAATATTGTGGGTTCTAGTGGCAACGGACTATCAACCACTGCTTGCTCTACAGGCGCAGTTGATTTGAAGGGCAATAATGTCAGCTCATTGCCAG ATATGTTGGATAGTCCGGTAAGTGCTACTTCTGCCTCGACTCGTAGTTCAAGTGACAGTTATTCGTCTAGTTCGTCAACCAAACAACTATTAAGTTCAAATCCAAATACAGCTGCCGCTGCAAATATAATAGTGGATGATAAAACATCTTTACAAAATGCCGTTAATgtttag
- the Gga gene encoding ADP-ribosylation factor-binding protein GGA3: MTTDENILQEMLERVTNPTRDNVDNLAVQMFCMIVQSNSDLVTKSHELIVKKLHSNNTTEAARAIGLLEECMSKAGLEFQKKTAKFTFLNELIALVLDKHTGPPAPVDTKKRIMECLMLWTVEHQDKTKIQEAYDNLKKQVIFSHGPTTINSNSPSLTNVREQRPNILGKDDELVAKLLKQGGEENLKKANLLIKHRVNQDARRTEFICHLKSELKKIESTMEVLDEMLQSYSSDVTEEDSRDIMQELYNTCKGHNEQMARWPDFLGDGEPEFLEDVLNTKDLLMVVLQRYKELFENEIQLSKPVEVLSTKSTTNTSTTTIVNTDLLSELLGDTLNTSSQDTNPAMAAKTGAKTTTLDELSEIFGSINNDSESNSKPHHPSDLLGNLDLLEPISVFESGTKDVSATTDSSSTAIMNGKDEKKAQGFKELKEIDKLSEEMFKQSLKEEQRLLSFKKETEKLTLNDMAKDKIQTSLLASKIADVNIKSPSKSKEGSTTLEDLTADLKDLKEKENKVELLKTGEECQEKELEITKDLEEKSNIKGSSDVVAFKPLAEISVDLDEVTPLDEGQRLLLDDDDIQVTLNFTADRPGQHVSVIVMAVTNKSKLPVKDFQFEASVKKPCKVRLLPPTDIVMAPCKPFRPSSPINQVVLLLNPTQKSVDMTCIVGYKLGDDPDPIKESIVAKDIPFV; encoded by the exons ATGACTACGGATGAAAATATATTGCAGGAAATGTTGG AGAGGGTCACCAATCCTACCAGGGATAATGTCGACAATTTGGCTGTTCAAATGTTTTGTATGATTGTACAAAGTAATAGTGATTTAGTAACAAAATCCCATGAActgattgttaaaaaattacattcCAACAATACCACGGAAGCAGCTAGAGCCATAGGG CTTTTGGAGGAATGCATGTCAAAGGCCGGTTtagaatttcaaaagaaaacagCTAAATTTACTTTTCTAAATGAACTTATTGCTTTGGTGTTGGACAAACATACTGGCCCACCCGCTCCTGTGGACACAAAGAAAAGAATTATGGAATGTCTAATGCTATGGACGGTCGAACATCAGGATAAAACGAAAATTCAAGAAGCCTATgataatttaaagaaacaagTCATTTTTTCGCATGGTCCTACAACCATCAATTCTAATTCTCCGTCTTTAACAAATGTTCGGGAACAACGCCCTAACATTCTGGGTAAGGATGATGAATTAGTGGCAAAATTACTGAAACAGGGTGGAGAGGAGaatttaaaaaaggccaatttgcTCATAAAACATCGTGTTAATCAGGATGCAAGACGTACTGAATTCATTTGTCATCTTAAAagtgaattaaagaaaattgagAGTACAATGGAGGTGCTGGATGAAATGTTACAATCTTATAGCTCAGATGTGACTGAGGAAGATAGTCGTGATATCATGCAAGAGTTATATAATACATGCAAAGGTCATAATGAGCAAATGGCAAGATGGCCGGATTTTTTGGGCGATGGAGAACCGGAATTTTTGG agGATGTTTTAAATACTAAAGATCTTCTTATGGTTGTATTACAACGTTATAAGGaactttttgaaaatgaaatacaatTATCTAAACCCGTTGAAGTATTATCCACTAAATCAACAACTAACACATCCACAACAACTATCGTCAACACGGATTTACTCTCAGAACTTTTGGGCGACACATTAAACACTTCCAGTCAGGATACTAATCCGGCAATGGCAGCTAAAACTGGTGCTAAAACCACTACATTAGACGAATTAAGTGAAATTTTCGGCAGTATTAATAATGATTCCGAAAGCAATAGTAAGCCGCATCATCCCTCGGATTTATTAGGCAATTTAGATTTGCTAGAACCAATAAGTGTATTTGAGAGTGGAACGAAAGATGTATCGGCCACAACGGACTCCTCTTCAACAGCAATAATGAATGGAAAGGATGAGAAAAAAGCTCAAGGTTTTAAGGAATTAAAGGAAATTGATAAACTGAGTGAGGAAATGTTTAAGCAAAGTTTAAAGGAGGAACAACGTTTGCTATCATTTAAAAA AGAAACTGAAAAACTAACATTAAACGACATGGCTAAAGATAAAATTCAAACATCACTACTTGCCTCAAAGATAGCCGATGTTAATATCAAATCTCCTTCGAAATCTAAAGAAGGTAGTACAACTTTGGAGGATTTAACAGCAGATCTCAaggatttaaaagaaaaagaaaacaaagttGAATTGCTAAAGACTGGGGAAGAATGCCAAGAAAAAgaattagaaattacaaaagatTTGGAGGAAAAAAGCAATATTAAAGGTTCTTCTGATGTAGTGGCTTTTAAACCTTTAGCAGAAATTTCTGTAGACTTAGATGAGGTTACGCCACTTGACGAGGGACAACGTTTACTATTAGATGACGATGACATACAAGTCACTCTCAATTTTACGGCCGATCGTCCAGGTCAACATGTATCGGTGATTGTTATGGCAGTAACAAATAAATCCAAATTGCCGGTGAAAGATTTTCAATTTGAAGCTAGTGTTAAAAAG CCCTGCAAAGTACGTTTACTACCGCCCACGGATATTGTTATGGCACCTTGCAAGCCCTTTAGGCCTTCGTCTCCTATAAATCAAGTGGTTTTGCTATTAAATCCCACACAAAAATCCGTGGATATGACTTGTATAGTGGGCTATAAACTTGGCGATGATCCCGATCCCATTAAAGAGTCAATTGTGGCCAAAGACATTCCTTTtgtttag